A window of Acropora muricata isolate sample 2 chromosome 3, ASM3666990v1, whole genome shotgun sequence contains these coding sequences:
- the LOC136910991 gene encoding uncharacterized protein isoform X3, translating to MLFILHDGIAFLYHPCAIQDLKEKLRAMAVSCLHRHVITPYERLSPCKPIAMVAWGCWYATSQVNVSEGKQRIQDKAMKAVASHVLGSGEYKDGLIAPAVTVSDRHDSHLCPNKFNSRLPSNLPKQQSHHLVEPQDHSTDDTEWLTNNRGESISIQNSEQVLIVNE from the exons ATGTTGTTTATTTTG CATGATGGCATTGCATTCCTGTACCATCCATGTGCAATACAAGATCTAAAGGAGAAGCTGCGTGCCATGGCTGTGAGCTGTTTGCATAGGCATGTTATTACACCCTATGAGAGGCTGAGTCCATGCAAG CCAATTGCGATGGTTGCCTGGGGCTGCTGGTATGCAACATCGCAAGTGAATGTGTCTGAAGGCAAGCAGAGGATTCAAGACAAGGCCATGAAAGCCGTAGCAAGTCATGTGCTTGGGAGTGGAGAATATAAAGATGGACTTATAGCCCCCGCTGTGACTGTATCCGACAGACATGACTCTCATCTCTGTCCTAACAAATTCAAT TCGAGGCTTCCATCTAACTTGCCAAAGCAACAGAGCCATCATCTCGTTGAGCCACAGGATCACTCAACCGATGACACGGAGTGGCTGACAAACAACAGAGGAGAAAGCATTTCAATTCAGAACTCCGAGCAGGTGTTGATTGTCAATGAATAA
- the LOC136911309 gene encoding uncharacterized protein, whose translation MTQETRYSHRLNVNHLIQTASNVLSFLELVDEFPGLYTSPILRNAIRRYEVFWLPLAAKQGRESKLLAAPLDIAWVWYVHMLTPQKYEEDCMNIVSRVIDHTPMNRFQRQEGVHRARYLWEASYPGEPFEVNLSQPVPFVMAYNLQICPDLEKACYDQSRFYYQVSLPHYADRRFLAKAVERYQHYLELRSRNPQISVVPCYDVILIWHAHRQHPLNYKEVTTEMCGTMLQSDDSEANYGLAPTLYDRETSTRAVWEAAGLQFDKPGTKFRGEPPPHTPSRPDWLYAPLARLQYVLSILKIEVLNADVTKTFYVRLFGPNGNLIILQGMKGGFGVGLMNQCVINNEKEHAITVSLHQKVFLGERTIGSCQTSLLSYFDSIYVAGPPPTHPWNIDIPFSGSRTVRLTVTLNAPAVEGYKFKIRQDSFFAKYDHPSLVLSFPQAMLAPNDFGKPLLPCEAATHTVIDIRERDAFKCRVVHSTAAVLSAVEIFSLYNVAVASAYSIKSAILPEKGSIEGEERCVTLNQMKGERAMLIRGQKDWGICIGKWQKGNFLNRSAGQVEITFFSLHGAKGWSEVRKYKEGLYLIYIDSSNYVYIDLKRGIFVVSPATQYIPEMIALAFSVSILYLLCKPYTPKSSRESSPSSHKIAKRDKITPMLLAAGYNCNSVPTNVYLGPNACGPLVGSGSYDLDSESGSDWTKRLQSRGSLDTDEASLWFKLSGVVKPSTGSSSGVSSRGFWGGSSGTFRGGGGGGGGDGGGGGGGGGDGGGGGGSGGGGGGDGGGGGC comes from the coding sequence ATGACGCAGGAAACACGATATTCACACAGACTTAATGTGAATCACCTGATCCAAACAGCTTCCAATGTGCTCAGTTTTCTTGAGTTAGTTGACGAGTTTCCTGGCCTATACACTAGTCCGATCCTAAGAAATGCTATCAGAAGGTACGAAGTCTTTTGGCTACCACTCGCAGCTAAGCAAGGAAGAGAAAGCAAGCTTCTGGCAGCTCCCCTGGACATCGCCTGGGTTTGGTATGTACACATGTTAACTCCGCAGAAATATGAGGAAGACTGCATGAATATTGTGTCTCGAGTCATTGACCACACGCCCATGAACAGATTCCAACGACAGGAGGGAGTTCATAGAGCAAGATATTTATGGGAAGCAAGTTATCCCGGGGAACCATTTGAAGTTAACTTGTCCCAACCAGTGCCGTTTGTTATGGCTTACAATTTGCAAATTTGCCCTGACCTCGAAAAGGCATGTTACGACCAATCCAGGTTCTATTACCAGGTATCGCTGCCTCACTATGCAGACAGAAGATTTCTTGCCAAAGCCGTTGAGCGCTACCAACATTATCTGGAACTAAGAAGCAGAAATCCGCAAATCTCAGTTGTTCCATGCTATGACGTGATTTTAATCTGGCACGCTCATCGACAACATCCACTAAATTACAAGGAAGTTACAACTGAGATGTGTGGAACAATGCTGCAAAGCGATGACAGCGAAGCAAATTACGGCCTGGCACCTACTTTGTACGACCGTGAAACGTCTACTCGAGCCGTGTGGGAGGCAGCCGGTTTGCAGTTTGACAAGCCGGGTACCAAGTTCAGAGGTGAACCTCCCCCTCACACACCTTCCAGACCTGATTGGCTCTACGCTCCACTCGCACGACTTCAATACGTTTTGAGCATTCTGAAGATAGAGGTTTTAAATGCAGACGTAACCAAAACCTTTTATGTCCGACTATTTGGTCCGAACGGCAACTTGATTATTTTACAAGGCATGAAAGGGGGCTTTGGTGTTGGCCTGATGAATCAGTGTGTCATCAACAATGAGAAGGAACACGCGATCACGGTAAGTCTTCACCAGAAAGTGTTCTTGGGAGAAAGGACCATCGGTTCCTGTCAAACAAGCCTGCTCTCGTACTTTGATTCGATTTATGTCGCTGGGCCACCCCCTACACATCCCTGGAATATCGACATTCCCTTCAGCGGTTCACGAACCGTCCGGCTGACAGTCACACTAAATGCTCCAGCTGTTGAAGGTTATAAATTCAAGATCCGACAAGACTCGTTCTTCGCAAAATATGACCACCCTTCGTTGGTGCTTAGTTTTCCACAAGCGATGTTGGCTCCAAATGACTTTGGAAAGCCTCTCTTGCCCTGCGAAGCTGCCACTCATACGGTGATTGACATCAGGGAACGAGACGCATTCAAGTGCCGCGTGGTCCATTCTACTGCAGCCGTACTGTCAGCAGTCGAGATCTTCAGTCTATACAATGTTGCTGTAGCATCAGCTTACTCGATCAAATCCGCCATTCTTCCAGAAAAGGGATCAATTGAAGGCGAGGAAAGATGCGTTACACTAAACCAAATGAAGGGCGAGAGAGCCATGCTCATACGAGGTCAAAAGGATTGGGGCATTTGCATCGGCAAATGGCAAAAAGGTAATTTTTTGAATCGATCCGCTGGCCAAGTAGAAATCACGTTTTTTAGTCTTCATGGAGCTAAAGGTTGGAGTGAAGTACGCAAGTACAAAGAAGGGCTCTACTTGATATATATTGATTCAAGTAACTACGTGTACATAGATTTGAAGAGAGGAATCTTCGTGGTATCTCCAGCCACTCAATACATTCCAGAGATGATTGCATTGGCTTTCTCAGTGTCAATTCTCTACCTGCTCTGCAAACCTTACACTCCAAAGTCATCGAGAGAGTCATCGCCGTCAAGTCACAAGATAGCCAAGAGGGACAAGATAACGCCAATGCTTCTCGCTGCAGGTTACAACTGTAACTCAGTTCCAACTAATGTCTATTTGGGTCCCAATGCTTGTGGTCCGCTGGTTGGAAGCGGTAGCTATGATCTCGATTCAGAATCTGGGTCTGATTGGACAAAACGACTACAAAGCAGAGGTTCTCTTGACACTGACGAGGCTTCCCTATGGTTTAAGTTAAGCGGAGTAGTCAAGCCATCTACTGGAAGTTCGTCTGGAGTTTCTTCGAGAGGCTTCTGGGGAGGGTCTTCGGGAACTTTTCGGGGAGGTGGTGGTGGAGGAGGTGGTGACGGAGGTGGCGGAGGTGGAGGAGGTGGTGACGGAGGGGGCGGCGGTGGCAGTGGTGGCGGTGGTGGAGGGGACGGTGGTGGAGGTGGTTGTTGA
- the LOC136910978 gene encoding uncharacterized protein: MILIPSLSKWRIDQARQHASDVDKGKLVHEEPVFRTRISSAQVQHFVDFISRPELVHDVAFGTKTLKLDSGDSIVIHAVVRTMIPSRIIDQYQSYCEQESFVRAGKRSLYRMIEVCAASQQKSLAGLDNTTAEGNEAIDNMAEIVTSLGSHGADADWVKDAQRRLKEGKRYLKTEFKAHVGRQEGCADHCTTYALSDANEERFARRCLQAHDVHCNNCMSLEKVVQDIRDKIDSASMSAEEKNRNKHECKQNVDAIKAWKAHLLRTVNQEEAKQDALSALDEETCLIVMDWAMKFLPQRYRERMSEFFGKRGRSWHVSAVITKKEGKLESECFVHILDTCTQNSFAVASIIEHLLKFIKQETPQIQNAYLRSDNAGCYHSGQLLLSLTDIGKRTGVTPVRYDFSDPQSGKDICDRKTAPMKAHSKRWVNEKHDVLTASDMMSALKSHGGVKGCRAAVVQVDVSAENTSSTNKIPGISLLNNFAFVKNGIRVWRAYNTGLG; this comes from the coding sequence ATGATTTTGATCCCATCACTATCCAAATGGCGTATAGATCAAGCCAGACAACATGCTAGTGACGTCGATAAGGGGAAGTTGGTCCACGAAGAGCCCGTATTTCGCACAAGAATCTCCTCTGCGCAAGTGCAACACTTTGTTGACTTCATTTCAAGACCAGAACTGGTACATGATGTTGCATTTGGTACAAAAACGCTAAAACTGGACTCTGGCGATTCAATTGTCATACATGCTGTTGTGCGTACCATGATCCCGTCAAGAATAATAGACCAGTATCAAAGCTACTGTGAGCAAGAAAGTTTTGTGCGAGCAGGAAAACGCTCCTTGTACAGAATGATTGAGGTTTGCGCTGCTTCCCAGCAGAAGTCCCTTGCTGGACTTGATAATACAACAGCAGAAGGAAATGAAGCCATAGACAATATGGCAGAAATCGTTACTTCACTAGGCAGTCATGGAGCAGATGCCGATTGGGTAAAGGATGCACAGCGACGATTAAAAGAAGGCAAACGATATCTGAAGACGGAATTCAAGGCCCACGTTGGACGGCAGGAAGGCTGTGCTGATCATTGCACTACCTATGCGCTTAGTGATGCAAATGAGGAAAGGTTTGCCAGAAGGTGCTTACAGGCACATGATGTGCACTGCAATAACTGTATGTCCCTCGAAAAGGTGGTACAAGATATCCGAGATAAGATAGACAGTGCTTCCATGtctgcagaagaaaaaaacaggaacAAACACGAATGTAAGCAAAATGTGGATGCTATAAAGGCATGGAAAGCTCACCTTTTGCGCACAGTAAACCAAGAGGAGGCCAAACAAGATGCCTTATCAGCCCTTGACGAAGAAACGTGTCTTATAGTTATGGATTGGGCGATGAAATTCTTACCCCAACGCTACCGAGAGCGTATGAGTGAGTTCTTTGGAAAAAGAGGTCGAAGCTGGCACGTGTCTGCAGTTATTACAAAGAAGGAGGGAAAGCTCGAGTCTGAGTGCTTTGTCCATATTTTAGACACATGCACACAAAACAGCTTTGCAGTGGCGTCAATAATAGAACACTTGCTAAAATTCATCAAGCAAGAGACACCACAGATCCAAAATGCCTACTTGAGGTCAGACAACGCTGGGTGCTATCATAGTGGGCAATTACTACTGAGCTTGACAGATATAGGTAAGCGGACTGGTGTAACTCCTGTCAGATATGATTTCTCCGATCCCCAGTCCGGAAAAGATATTTGTGACAGGAAAACCGCTCCAATGAAAGCTCACAGCAAGAGATGGGTGAACGAGAAACATGATGTTCTTACTGCATCTGATATGATGAGTGCTCTAAAATCTCATGGAGGTGTAAAAGGATGCAGAGCGGCCGTAGTTCAAGTCGATGTCTCGGCCGAAAATACCAGTAGTACTAACAAGATACCAGGCATCAGCTTATTGAATAACTTTGCTTTTGTGAAGAATGGGATTCGAGTCTGGCGTGCATACAATACTGGCCTTGGTTAA
- the LOC136910991 gene encoding uncharacterized protein isoform X2, whose protein sequence is MNDFLLNLQHDGIAFLYHPCAIQDLKEKLRAMAVSCLHRHVITPYERLSPCKPIAMVAWGCWYATSQVNVSEGKQRIQDKAMKAVASHVLGSGEYKDGLIAPAVTVSDRHDSHLCPNKFNSRLPSNLPKQQSHHLVEPQDHSTDDTEWLTNNRGESISIQNSEQVLIVNE, encoded by the exons ATGAACgattttttgttgaatttacaGCATGATGGCATTGCATTCCTGTACCATCCATGTGCAATACAAGATCTAAAGGAGAAGCTGCGTGCCATGGCTGTGAGCTGTTTGCATAGGCATGTTATTACACCCTATGAGAGGCTGAGTCCATGCAAG CCAATTGCGATGGTTGCCTGGGGCTGCTGGTATGCAACATCGCAAGTGAATGTGTCTGAAGGCAAGCAGAGGATTCAAGACAAGGCCATGAAAGCCGTAGCAAGTCATGTGCTTGGGAGTGGAGAATATAAAGATGGACTTATAGCCCCCGCTGTGACTGTATCCGACAGACATGACTCTCATCTCTGTCCTAACAAATTCAAT TCGAGGCTTCCATCTAACTTGCCAAAGCAACAGAGCCATCATCTCGTTGAGCCACAGGATCACTCAACCGATGACACGGAGTGGCTGACAAACAACAGAGGAGAAAGCATTTCAATTCAGAACTCCGAGCAGGTGTTGATTGTCAATGAATAA